The Armatimonadota bacterium DNA window GCACGCCGGTCCATCGCCAATAGCCGTCGGCGGGCAGGTCGTCGGTTGGGTGGATGTGGCCCAGGGCGGCGACGCAGTGGCCGGCGTCGGGCCGGTCCAAAGGGTAGATGCCGTTGAGGTCGATGGCGCCGTAGCCGTAGCTGAGGCCGTAGCCCCAGCCTTCGAAGCAGAGGTAGTTGACGAGGGAGCGGAAGTCGTCTTCGCTCAGGTCGTCGGAGAGCATGGCGACGATGAGGATGCCGTCTTTCGGATGCCAGCCTTTTTCGGTGCGGAGGGCGGCCTCGCCGACTGTGCCGGTCTCTCGGCCGATCATGACGTGGGTTCGGTTGAGCTCGGGCACTTCTTCTTCCTTTACATCGGGCCAAGCGCCGTTCTTACAGAGTTCGAGCCAGGCGGCCCACGGCAGGGTTTTGGGCTTCTTGCCCTTATGGGGCAGTTCGGCCTGGTAGAGCGCGGGCACGGGCACGGCCTCCTTGGGGAATCCGTCGCTGACGACGAGAGGCGGGCGGTTCTCTTCGTAGGCTTGCAACCACTTTTCGATCGTCCAGCCTTTGGCGGCGCCGTTGGCAACGCCCCAGGTTAACCGTCCCCAGAGCGTGGCGTTGCGCCATGGGGTGAGATAGGGCGATGCGCAGATCAGATCGACCTGAACGCAACGCATTTAGGCGGTGGCTCCCAGTTTGGCGCTTTTTTCGCTCCATGTCAGGCCTTCGAACTTGACCTGGCCGTAGCCTCGGGTTACGGAGCCGCCCATGCCTTCGCTTTCGAGCAGGCTGAGAGCGTGCAAGAGCGCTTGCTTCATATGCCCTTCGTTGTCGCCTTCCAGCACGCGGACGGTAACTTGGAAGTTGAGCTTGGCTCCTGCGGGGATGCGGTCCATGCTTCGGGGGCCGGCCTGGCCGACCTTGCCCGTGCTGCGATCCATGGTGACCTCGGCTTTGACCTCGCTGTAGAAGATGCCCTCGCTCATGAGCGGTTTTAGGCTCTCAAGGCTTTCTGGAAGCATCGTGCAATCCCTAAAGATCAATCGCGAAGGCTCTTGGGCGTCCTGTGCGCGGCCGCAGCCAAAAAGCCAGCAAACGGCGCAGTTGTTGCATCCGCACGGACCGGTCGTCGCTCGCGGCTCGGTGAAGTTGCCAACTTGGAAGTTGCTGACTTCGAGCAAGCTGCGGAGTTTGCCTTTGAGGGACGAGCCGGGCACGTAAGGCTGGCGAGTTACAGGATGTCTGACGATGGGGTTGTCGAGGCCGCCTATCTCGAGGCTGGCGCCTCCGGCCCCGATTCTCAAGCCAGACAGCACGACCATCGTGCCGGTCAGTTCCATGTGTTTGACGAGCGCTTTCATTGTTCGCTACCTCCTTAAGTAAGCCATGACGCTTTGGAACAGTTGGTAAAAGCCTTCAAAGTTCTTGTCGTCTTTCAACACCGCCTCGCAGTGGGGATGAATGAAGCGTTTGGCCTCGTCCCACGTTCGGTCTCTCCCCGCTTGATATTGTGCAAATCGATGCAAGGAGCCAATGCCGGACGACAGAACCGCCTGCCGATCTTCGCCCATCTTGATCCTGAAGTTCATGGATGAAACCAGATCGAACGCGCGGCGCATATTGGTGCGGCTGACGCGAATGTTGTCGGCAATTTCCTTTGGCCACTTGACGAAGACGTCTTTTCTGAGATTGCCTTTCTCGTCAAAGTAGTCTGTCATGGCCTGGTAATTGACGGCGCTTTGCGGCTGTTGGCCGCCTTGGTGGGGCGGGCGACCGCCTCGGTCGTCTCTGCGTTGTTGGTTCATGGTTCCTCCTGTCGCGTCTTGGTGTTCCAGCCCGCCAGCGTGCCGACCAGCGAAGCGATGGGCCAATCGGTTTCCTCATTAGAGAGCGATTCGAAGAAATCCTGCAACGGCTTGGGCCATTGGCTCGTTTTCCACTCGTTGCGCCGCGAGCGCAAGTAGGCAAACTGGGGGATGGAGTGGTATCGCATATTCTTAAAGGGCTCTGGCGCGCCGGGCAGGAAGGGCTCGCCCAAGTGTCTTAGGAGCTGGAGCGCGCCGCGGTTGATCGATTTCTCAGCGATGGCATGCACCAAGGCATCGGTCAGTTCGGTGGCTTTGTGGAACTGGGGCCAGGGGTGCAGGCTGCCGGCAATGGATATCCGATTACGCTCTTCTTTGGCGATGTCTAACTGAACGTCGGCGCTCTCGACCGCCTTGAGGATGGGATAGTTGCGGCTATAGAAGCTGACGCCGGCCGATACGGTTCCTAAGCCAAGGGCTGCGAACTCGCGCTGGATCTGCCCTGCCGCGCGCAGAACGCCCCAAAAATGGCCGGTCAGCACCAAATCGTCTCCGCCGGAGTAGACCAGGTAGAGGCGGGGGTATTCCTTTTCCAGCATCTCCGGCACTCGCTGGCAGAAGAAGCCGGTTAGTTGTCGGCTGGTTTCTTCGTACTGCTGCTCGCCCTTGTCGAGGGCGTCCTTCATCCTATTGCCGATGCCGTCGCCGTCCAGTTTGAGCAATGCGAGGTAGGGCGCCCCTTGGCCCTCTTCGGCCAGTTTGAACAGTTCGGATACGGAATCGTCTCGGTCGAGCGGGGCGTAGAGCGGCAGACCCAAGTTGACCCTGCCGTTGGCTTTGCCGGTCAGGCCGATGTCGGGGTCGTGCTCTGTCGGCTGGATGCGCCAGGGGCCGACCTCCCAGCCGTATTGCCCTGTTTTGAAGCCCACGATTCTGGGCGGTCTTGGCAGCCTGCCGCCTTGTTCGCTTTCGAAGGCTGCTCTATCGTCTTGCGACTGTTTGGTGATTGGCTGAATGCCGACGGAGCCGAACCAATGGCCGCCGTTATCGCGCCCGGATCGCCACTTGGCGGCGTTCAGCGCTTTTAGAAGCTCTTGGAGGCTCGATCCGTCCGGAAGGCTTGCCCAGTGGAGGCCGAGCGCGCCGGAGGAGTTTTTGACGAGCCAATCGTAGAGTTCGGGCAAGTCGCGCTGTAGATTCTCGATTGCGTCCGCACTGGCCTCGGCCAACAGTTTACCGCCGCCCAGGTAGATCTCTCGCGCATTTGGGTCGGCCTCTTTGAGCTTGAGGAACGCGACCGCGGGCAACAGGCTGAGCAATGTGGATCGGTATCGCAACCGCTTGGCGGCGTTTTCTTGGGTAAAGCGGCGGTCGGCCACATCTTGCGAAACGTCGAAGACGTAGCTTTGCAGGCCGGATAGCGCGAGTCCAAACTTCATTCAAGAACCTTTGTAGACAAATTGATTATGGATGATGAGCGGCCGTGCCGCGCATTGTAACCTCATGACAGTTACTGCGATGAGAAGCATGAACGGTTGACGCTAGTATACCCCAAGGGTTATCCGGCAATATCAAGGGTTAAATGAAGGATTTCTCATCCGTTCATCCTGCGCGGGATATGCGTTCGACATGCGTCGGGACGCAGGATAAAGGGAGGGCGCCAGCAAGACAAAGGCTGATGAAAGGGGCGAGAACAGCCGACAATAGGCCTATGTCTAGGATAAAGTTGGGCGCGTTGGCGGAGGCGATCAGCGGCAAGAGCGGCAACACGATCTTTTATCGTCTGAACGATGAGTTGCACGTAAAGGATTATGCTATTCCTGCCGATCCCAGGACGCCGGGGCAGTTGGCGGCGCGCGATCGGTTGGGACGGGCGGCGGACGCTTGGCGGTCGCTGAGTTGGGAGGAGGCGCAGGCTTGGCGCGATTACGCCCAGTCGCTGGCCGTGCGGCAGACCGGCACGACCAAGGTGCAAACGCCCCGCGCGCAGACGCTTTTTTGTCGGTTGGCGATGAAGTTTTTGCAGGCCAATCCGGGCGCCGATCCGCCCCGGACTCCGCCGACCTCGCCTTTCTTGGGGGATGGTCTGGCCGTTACCGTAGTTGCGGACAACGGCATTCGGTTCGACGCCAGCGCGCCGAACACGCCGGGGGTTGTTACCGAGCTGCTGCTCCAACCGATGCGTTCGGCGGCGAGCATGCCTGTTCTTCGCTCATACCGAAGTCAGGCGTTTGTAGCGTTCCTGCCGGGTTCGATGTCGTACAGGGTGGATGCGGAACGGGGCTTGTATGCCTGCGGGTATCGGTTTGTGAGGGCTGCGACGGGTCAGGCGACGGAGATTGCGTTTGCGGGGTTGGTCGCGGTTGGGTGAGCCAACCTCTATTTAGCAATAAGCGATGAACGGCCGCTTTGGTCGGGTGTTACGATCCCAATATTCAATCGTTCGTTGGCTAGTTGCGTTCAGATAGGCGGCAACGGCGCGCAATCACCCCATTGATCGCGCGTTCGGGTCAAGAATGGCTTCGAGCTGTCTGAACAACCGGGGAAGATGGTTGACCACTACGTCCCATACGATATCATCATCGATGCCAAAGTAGTGGCGCACAACTTTGTCGCGGATTCCGGCTGCCTGCCGCCATGGAACCGCTAGGTGCAACTGACGGAACGCGGCAGGAACTCCCTTAGCGGCTTCGCCAATCACAGTTAGACAGCGAACGATGGCGTCGAAGGTTTTGGTATCTGCCGCTATGTCCTCCTTCGTCATCCCGTTTGCATACGCAATGGCGCGCCGACACGCCTCGGACATTTCTTCAATGTAGAGCAGAGGATCGCGCAACACGGATTGAATGCTCGTCTATGGTGCGGAGGAGGCGCGGTCGCAAGCCCTTTCGAGTTACAAGATCAACCCTAACGCCCAGCAGGCTCTCCAGGCGATCGTGAAGTCCAAACAATCGATCGAACGCGGCTGTGCCTTCAAATTCAACGACAACATCTACATCGTTCTCGGGCGTCCAGTCGGCGGTCGTAACCGACCCAAAGAGCGCCATAGACTTGACTCCATAGTCACTTGCCAGTTCCTTTGCCACGTTGGCCAGAGTTGTTACAATGTCCTCTCGCTTCATAGGGATAGTCTATCCCAGAATTTGCCCTAGTACACCACGAACCGCTTCAGCATCTCGTCCAGGACGGGTTTGACGCGGGGCTTTTCGCTCTCGGCGGTTACCAAGGTGAAGGTATAGGCTTTGCCCGGTTTGACCCAGATGTAGGAGTAGATGAGGCCGGCCTTGGCTCTGCCTTCCATAGTCAGCGCTTTGCCGGCAGGAAAGGTTTTGTGGGAGAAAGCAAACTGGATGCCCATGTCTGAAACCTGCCCCTTCGCGCTCTTTTCGTACTGTTCGGCTGTTACTTTTGGGTCTATCTCTTCCACCACCACGTTCACGTTAGTGAAGACGCCCGTATTGATCTTGTCGCTTTTGGGGTCGCCGGCTATGAACTTGACGCCCTCGGCCACCATTGCGGCCGCCTGCCCTGCCAGCGATCGCTTCAGCTCGTCCTGTTCTTGCGCGGCTTTTCTCATCATGGTTTCGACATCGGCGGATGTGAGGTCGATCTGAACCCAGTCGTCCGGGAGTTCGACCGCAAAGCCTTCCGACCGTCGGTCGTAGCGCGTCCACCCATCGCCCTTTTCTTCTTTGACGACTTTGGGCGGCTCTTTTTCAGGCGGCGGCTGGGTTGCAACGCTCTTTTCTTCTTTGCCGCAACCCGCGATCAGCGCGGCCGCCAAGGCCAGCCAGGCAATCCGTTTCACATTCGTAAGAATACCTAAGCGGGTAGACTTGAAGCGAAGATGATCAACGGACTGCACCACGTAACGGCCATCGCGGGCGATGCTCAGCGCAACATCGATTACTATACGGGCGCGCTGGGCCTACGGCTCGTTAAGGTTACGGTCAACTACGACGACCCGGGCGGCTACCACTTTTACTATGGCGACGAGCAGGCGAGCATCGGCACGCTGGTTACTCACTTTCCCATTGTGGGCGGTCGGCACGGTCAGCCGGGCGCGGGCCAGGCGATCGAGATGGCCTATGCCGTGCCCGACTTAAGCCGATATGCGCACTTGGGAGAGACGACCGAGCGATTTGGCCAGAAGGTTATCGCGTTTCAAGACCCGGACGGCATCGGTCTGGCATTTGTCGAGGCGCCCGGCGATTTGCGGTTGCACAGCGTTACCCTGTTGGAGCGCGAGATCAAGCCGACCGAATCGCTGCTGATCGGCGAGATGGGGGTGACGTTTGAGGCGGAAGAAGGCGGGCGCAGGCGATACCGAACGGGCGATTGTTATGTGGACTTGCTAATCGATCCGGGCGCTTGGCCGGGGCGCATGGGCGTCGGCGTTATCCATCACACTGCATTTAGGACGGAGAACGAAGCGACACAATTGGAGCATCGTTCGCGCCTACAGGCGCTGGGCGCAAACGTCTCGCCCGTGCGCGACAGGCAGTACTTCCGTTCGATCTACTTTTTTGAACCGGGCGGCGCTCTCTTTGAGATTGCGACAGAGGGCCCGGGCATCGGCATTGATGAGACGGTCGAGGAGTTGGGCAGCTCGCTGAAGCTGCCGCCGATGTACGAGGATCAGCGCGCCCAGATCGAGGCTAAACTGCCGAAAATCCGTGTGCCAAGGAAGGCATAATGGCCGAATTGAGCTACATTCACCGGTTCGTTCCGGGCGGCGATCCGCCCATATTGGCGCTGCACGGCACGGGCGGGGACGAGTTTTCGATGTCTCAAGTGTTGCGTTTGGTCGCGCCGGAATCGGCGGCGCTTTACCCTCGCGGCAAGGAGACCGAGCGCGGCGAGACGCGATACTTCAAGCGATTTGACGACGGGACTATCGACGGGGAAGATGCCCAGCGACGAGGGATCGAGTTGGCGGAGTTTGTTCGCGAGGCTGCCGCCGAATATGGCTTCGATCCTGAGAAACTGGTCGCCATCGGATACAGCAATGGGGCGAACGCGGCGGTCGCGATGGCGCTGGCGGGCACTGGCTTGCCGAAGCGGATGGCGCTGCTACGACCGATGATCCCATTCAAACCGGACCCCTTGCCTGATCTCGCAGCCTTTACTGCGCTTATCCTGGCGGGAGTGCAGGATGCGACGACTCCAATGGCTCGTGCGGAGGAACTGGCTTATCTTTTGATCGATTGTGGGGCAGACGTCCAGATGCTGACAGTGGGCTCAGGGCACGGGTTGATTACGGCCGACTTCCACGCCACCCGGAACTGGATATTGGGTTAGGAGCTGGCGCTGCTGTAATGGCGGAGCGAAAATCGCCAGAACATCCTGGAAAAGACAAAGAAGGCAATGGCCCAAACCGCGGCAAACGCAAGGAAGGCCGGGCTGGCTCGGCCCAGCAGCGCTTTGGCCGGAATAGTCGCCAAAAACGCCACAGGCAGGAAATAGGTGAAGATTCGGCGCAGCACAGCGTCGAAGATGTCGGTTGGAAAGCGCGCGGTCTGCGCGTAAACCTCCATCAGCGCCCACAGGTTCTCGACCCGCACGAACCAGATACCCAGCGTCATGAGCATGAAGTAGAACGAATAGAAGATCAGCATTCCGCACAGGATCATGAGGAAGTAGAGGCCGAACCGCTCCCAGTTGGGCAGGGTCTGCATCTTGGACAGCGCGTACGCGCCCAGGGCAAACGCGCCGATCAGGCTGCCCGTTTGGTCGAGGCTGACCCTTCGCGCGCTGAGCCAGAACTGCGAATCGGCAGGCTTGAACAGCGCGAAGTCGAGCGTGCCGGTGCGAACCATGCTGGGGATTTCGACCAGGCCGCCATGAAAGAGCGTGTAAACGACTGATTCTAAGAAGAGACAAGTGGCGGTGAGCAGAAAGGCCTCTTCGCGAGACCATCCTGCGACCTGCTTAGTGTGGTCGAACACGATTTGCAGGGTAACGACGAAGAATCCGATCCAGAGAAGGTTAGTGGCGATCTTGGCCCAGAAGTTAGCGCGGAACTCGGCTTCTCGGATGAAGCTGGCCCGCCAGAAGGCTTTGTAGAGCCGCCAATAGCGTTGCATCGGGCAGAGTCTACCTATTGGGCGGCGGTCAACTCGGGTTGGTCGGCGATCTCTATCTCCAAGCCGCCCTCGCGCAGCAGCGATTGGATCGCCTCCATTACTATCCAGCCAAATCGGTCGCGGGCTTCCTTTTCACTCATGCCTTGGGTCGCTTCGGCGTAGTCGAGCGGCTTGCCAAAGATGACCATGATTTTTGCCAAGCGGGGCTTTTTGCCGCGCGGCCACGCTTTCTCGGTGCCGATCACGCCGACGGGCATCACTTTGGCGCCGCTCATTTTGGCCAGCAGCGCCACGCCCATGTTGGGAGGTCTTAGCGCCGTGCCATTGTTGCGCCCGCCTTCGGGGAACATGAGGGTTGCTTCGCCTTTCTTTAGTTCGGCCAGCGCTGTCCGAATGGCGGCTAAATCGGCCGTGCCGCGCTGAACGGGGAAGCCGTGGACGCCTCGCAAGACCATTGCGACGAAGCGATTGCGGAACAGTTCGGCCTTTCCCATAAAACGCATGGGCCGATGCGAAGCGCACCCAACGACGGGCGGATCGAGGTAGCTAAAGTGGTTGGGCGCAACGATCAGCGGGCCCGACATGGGGATGTTTTCTAAGCCGCAAGCCTCCATTCGAAAGAGGAGGCGCAACCAGAAGCGCAAGAAATACCACGCAAAGCCATAGAACCAGTCGTCGGCTCGGAATTTTAGTCGCATCGCTTTCGCATGATGATCTCGTGCTTGCCGGGGACGATAAAGTCTTCTAAAAGGCCGATCTTTTTGTAACCGTGTCGCTCATAGAACTCGATGGCGGGATGATTGAAGTCCGAGACGAGCAGGAAGAGATTTCTTGACCGTTCGAATGCACGGCGTTCGCATTCTGCCATGAGCGCCGAGCCGATGCCCTGCCCGGGCGCCACGGCATAAAGCAGTTTGAGGTAGGGCTGCAGCACACCGTCGAAGGTCAGCACGGCACAACCGACTGCGCGTTCGCCTTCAAAGGCGCCCAAGCCGTCGCTCATCGTTTTTTCCAAGACGTCCGCTCCGATGCCCAAGGTAGTCCACGGATCGACGTTGGCCGCTTGCGCGGCCAGTTCTCTCGCCCGTTCTTCGTTCAGTTCGCCAAACGTCCAACCCATTGCTCTCTATTCTATCTTACGGTTGGGTATCTTTCTTTGCGATGACCATCTTGTTAGAATGGAAGATGCCCGAGCAAGCGGCCAAGCAAGAGTGGGATCGCGCCATGCCTGGGGTTAAGACGGCGCTTTCGATGCGGATCGCGCTCTGGCTGCTCATTTCGTCGGTCGGGCTGCTGATCTTTCGGTCGCTGTCGCCCGAGGAGTTTGCAAAGGGTCTACCGATGATCGTTATCATCGTGGCGGGCTATCCCTTTGTGCTGTTGCTGACGCTCTACATGCTGCGCGCGACTCCGGGCCGTTATGCGATGACCGATGCCGGGCTCATGTTTAGGGGATTAGGCCGTCGGCCAACGATCTATCGGTGGGAAGAAGTTTCGGGCTTTCAGTTCAACGACTATAAGCCGGATCCATCGTTGCGCGCGTTAGAGTTCGTCATTGCGGGCGGAGCGAGGGGCAAGCGCTGGGTTTTCGACCCGACGCAAGTGAGCGAGGAAGAGATTAAGAGGATAATGTCCGAGCGAGCCGGTCAGCCGGCCCGCTCGGCTACAGCGTCAGATTCCTAACTCGTCGAAAGAGCTGGGCACTCGGGCCTTTAGATGGTCGATGAGCGTTGCGCCTTCGAACTTAGGCTTTTCTTTTTCGAACGGCTTGATCTCGAGCTCTCTTTTCAACAAGCGATCAATGTGCTCTTCGAGCATCTTGTGGTCGAAGTGGAACTTTGGTCCCAAGATTCGGTAGCCTTCCAAGGCCTTGCCTAGGGCGCCATGGTCCAACATCAGACCTTCCTTCAAACTTTCGGGCCCAAAGATCTTGATGTTGTCCGGGATGGGCGATTCGATCCATTGCTTGGTGTCTGGATCGTACTTGAAGAACTTTTTGCCGTCCGGCGTTACTTCGTATCGGTAGCCGTGGAACTTCTTCATCGTGTCTGGGCTAAGCTCCCAGAGTTTCATGTGCTCTTTCCAATTGTCTGGCGTGTAGAACTGAAACTCAGAGCCGTCAAATAGCTTCCATTCCTTCGAACCAGGGTCAAATTGAAAGCCCTTGAACTTGTCCCCTAGTTTGAACTGGCTGTAAAGTTCAGGGTCTATCTGCCACAGTTTCATGTCGAACGGGATGTTATCGCCTCGCAGTTTGCGCGCGCGCTCCATGGCTTCGCGGGCCTTCTTCATGTGCTCGCGGGCTTCGGCCATGGCCTTTTCGGCCTCAGCGATCGCCTTCTCGTCGACTTTCTTCTGGCCAGCTTCGATCTGTGCGATCTGCTTCTCGATCTCGGCCTTCTGTTTTCTCAGCTCTTCCAGTCTTCGCTGCTCTGCGCTCTTGTCCTGGACCCAGGCGACTCCCCCGACGAGCGAGACAGCGGTCAGTAACAGCAACAAGCGTTTCATGCCTGATCCTCCTTCAACTGTTTCTGTTGGTGAAAAAGACGAACAAGACGTTGTGCCGGTTTCATTGTCCGGGACGGCCTACTTTTGCAGGCGCAAAGTCTGTATCCTCAAGTTCAGGATTGAGGACGGGCTTGAACTCCATATCCACGACCATCAGCGCCTTGTGGTTTTCATACTTGATCGAGACGCTCATCTTCATGCGCTGCATCAAGTTGTCGGGGCCGAGGACGATTTCAAGATCGACCGGGCGGTTGCTCTCATCGCGGGTCTTCCCGGTTAGGAGCGCGCCGCTCTCCTGTCTGGTCATCCGAAGCTCGGTGATCTTGCCCAGAAAGCGCTCGGTTTGGGTGCGACCGCCCAGTAGGAACACCATATCGGGCATCGGCTCGACGTTGAATTGGGGCAGGAACTCGAGCAGCACGGCTGAATTGGGGCTGGTCTTGACGCTCTTACGGCTGGTGTGCACCTGCTGACCGTCCCATCGCCCTTGGTTTTGCCACAGTTCGCCGTTCTCCCAGTAGACGTGTTCGACGATATTGGGCAGTTTGGCGCCTGGCTGGCTGAACTCGCTGCGCTTGATCCAGAGGCGGCCGGCGCGGTTGAAGCGATACTCCAACTGCATCGTCTTGAGCTCGGCGTCGTTCTTGGAATCTTGAATGTGCACGTAGAGTTTGGTCGTTGTCGTGCTGGTAAAGGTATTGGCCTTGGCATAGGCTTCTACGGTCTTTAGGAGCGCCTCTTTTGCATCGGCCTGGCCAGCCTGGCCCAATGCGATTGCTGCGCATGCAACGGCTGACACCACAGCGAAAAGCCTGATCATCCTCTCACCTCTCCGAGTTCTTGCGTCTTTCTACAAACCCTGATTCCCATTCGACGTCGCCGATGTGGTTCATGTGGTTTAGATACCGCGCGGCAACGAACAAGAAATCGCTCAAGCGATTCATATATTGGACGATTACGGGACGGACCGGGTTGCTATCGATTGTTGCGATTATCCTCCGCTCGGCGCGTCGGCATACGGTACGAGCGACATGGGCTTGTGCCGCCTGCGAACTTCCGCCCGGCAGAACAAAGCGCGTCAATGGCGCAAGTTCGCCTTCCATCTCGTCGATCTGCGATTCGAGCCTGGAGACAGCGGTCTCGGTAAGCGTTTCAACGTCCTTTCGAAGGTTATCGGTCGAGGCCAGTTCGGCTCCGATCTCAAAGAGCTCGCGCTGAACTTGATAGAGCCATTCGTCAAGGCGCCCAGCGCCCAAAGAAACCAAGAGCCCAATGTGGGCGTTCAGTTCGTCAACGTCGCCGTATCGCTCGACTCGCGGGTCGGCTTTGGAGGTTCTTTCGCCGCCCAACAGCCCGGTTTGGCCCTGATCGCCGCCCCGGGTGTAGATTTTCATAACTCGCAGTCTACCTGAGCGCGAGAAGGGAGTCGGGCAACAAGTCGAGCGTCAGGACGGTTGCCTTGGGATCGGCCAAAGCCACGGCTCGCTCGATCGCATTCTCCAGTTCGCGAACATTGCCCGGCCAATCGTGCGCCTTCAGCGCGCGCATTGCCTCTGTTTCGATAGACTCTAGGCAGCGGCCATTCTCGGCGCAATGCTTCGCCAAAAAATGCAGAGCCAGCGGCTCGACGTCCTCGATTCGGTCTCGAAGCGGCGGCAGTTCGATCTGCACGACCTGCAGGCGATAGTAGAGGTCGTTGCGAAAGGTCCCTTGTTTGACGGC harbors:
- a CDS encoding alpha/beta hydrolase; this translates as MAELSYIHRFVPGGDPPILALHGTGGDEFSMSQVLRLVAPESAALYPRGKETERGETRYFKRFDDGTIDGEDAQRRGIELAEFVREAAAEYGFDPEKLVAIGYSNGANAAVAMALAGTGLPKRMALLRPMIPFKPDPLPDLAAFTALILAGVQDATTPMARAEELAYLLIDCGADVQMLTVGSGHGLITADFHATRNWILG
- the csm2 gene encoding type III-A CRISPR-associated protein Csm2, which encodes MNQQRRDDRGGRPPHQGGQQPQSAVNYQAMTDYFDEKGNLRKDVFVKWPKEIADNIRVSRTNMRRAFDLVSSMNFRIKMGEDRQAVLSSGIGSLHRFAQYQAGRDRTWDEAKRFIHPHCEAVLKDDKNFEGFYQLFQSVMAYLRR
- a CDS encoding ABC-2 family transporter protein; translation: MQRYWRLYKAFWRASFIREAEFRANFWAKIATNLLWIGFFVVTLQIVFDHTKQVAGWSREEAFLLTATCLFLESVVYTLFHGGLVEIPSMVRTGTLDFALFKPADSQFWLSARRVSLDQTGSLIGAFALGAYALSKMQTLPNWERFGLYFLMILCGMLIFYSFYFMLMTLGIWFVRVENLWALMEVYAQTARFPTDIFDAVLRRIFTYFLPVAFLATIPAKALLGRASPAFLAFAAVWAIAFFVFSRMFWRFSLRHYSSASS
- a CDS encoding VOC family protein, giving the protein MINGLHHVTAIAGDAQRNIDYYTGALGLRLVKVTVNYDDPGGYHFYYGDEQASIGTLVTHFPIVGGRHGQPGAGQAIEMAYAVPDLSRYAHLGETTERFGQKVIAFQDPDGIGLAFVEAPGDLRLHSVTLLEREIKPTESLLIGEMGVTFEAEEGGRRRYRTGDCYVDLLIDPGAWPGRMGVGVIHHTAFRTENEATQLEHRSRLQALGANVSPVRDRQYFRSIYFFEPGGALFEIATEGPGIGIDETVEELGSSLKLPPMYEDQRAQIEAKLPKIRVPRKA
- the csm3 gene encoding type III-A CRISPR-associated RAMP protein Csm3 gives rise to the protein MKALVKHMELTGTMVVLSGLRIGAGGASLEIGGLDNPIVRHPVTRQPYVPGSSLKGKLRSLLEVSNFQVGNFTEPRATTGPCGCNNCAVCWLFGCGRAQDAQEPSRLIFRDCTMLPESLESLKPLMSEGIFYSEVKAEVTMDRSTGKVGQAGPRSMDRIPAGAKLNFQVTVRVLEGDNEGHMKQALLHALSLLESEGMGGSVTRGYGQVKFEGLTWSEKSAKLGATA
- a CDS encoding nucleotidyltransferase family protein, whose translation is MKREDIVTTLANVAKELASDYGVKSMALFGSVTTADWTPENDVDVVVEFEGTAAFDRLFGLHDRLESLLGVRVDLVTRKGLRPRLLRTIDEHSIRVARSSALH
- a CDS encoding 1-acyl-sn-glycerol-3-phosphate acyltransferase: MRLKFRADDWFYGFAWYFLRFWLRLLFRMEACGLENIPMSGPLIVAPNHFSYLDPPVVGCASHRPMRFMGKAELFRNRFVAMVLRGVHGFPVQRGTADLAAIRTALAELKKGEATLMFPEGGRNNGTALRPPNMGVALLAKMSGAKVMPVGVIGTEKAWPRGKKPRLAKIMVIFGKPLDYAEATQGMSEKEARDRFGWIVMEAIQSLLREGGLEIEIADQPELTAAQ
- a CDS encoding cob(I)yrinic acid a,c-diamide adenosyltransferase; its protein translation is MKIYTRGGDQGQTGLLGGERTSKADPRVERYGDVDELNAHIGLLVSLGAGRLDEWLYQVQRELFEIGAELASTDNLRKDVETLTETAVSRLESQIDEMEGELAPLTRFVLPGGSSQAAQAHVARTVCRRAERRIIATIDSNPVRPVIVQYMNRLSDFLFVAARYLNHMNHIGDVEWESGFVERRKNSER
- a CDS encoding DUF86 domain-containing protein, whose amino-acid sequence is MLRDPLLYIEEMSEACRRAIAYANGMTKEDIAADTKTFDAIVRCLTVIGEAAKGVPAAFRQLHLAVPWRQAAGIRDKVVRHYFGIDDDIVWDVVVNHLPRLFRQLEAILDPNARSMG
- a CDS encoding GNAT family N-acetyltransferase — its product is MGWTFGELNEERARELAAQAANVDPWTTLGIGADVLEKTMSDGLGAFEGERAVGCAVLTFDGVLQPYLKLLYAVAPGQGIGSALMAECERRAFERSRNLFLLVSDFNHPAIEFYERHGYKKIGLLEDFIVPGKHEIIMRKRCD